Proteins co-encoded in one Arthrobacter sp. ERGS1:01 genomic window:
- a CDS encoding recombinase family protein gives MASRTARRAAIYTRISRDIEGTGWGVERQREDCEKLAASMGLTVVETYSDNDVSAYSGKTRPAYERLLAAIQRGEVQTVLTWNTDRLHRRTSELERYIDICQPLDVETHSVKAGHINLDSANGRAVAKILGTIAQQESELKSERIKRQKRQAAQSGRYLGGRVPWGWRVDEGVIVEDTAAADFIRAGVQAILDGHSLIEVTRRWSDAGARSLAGNRMNTTQVRRVLTRSRNAGIVTHHGEPVSSDWPALLSVEDFRAMEAKLNDRTIPRQSASKFKYLLSGIVACHCGEYMTGFGAAATAEHPEYRRMYRCRVHQQGGRYVPGHSTREMNRLDGYVTDVIAAYLQRPDLKAAVLSAAADIADSAVSSAPAKALDTGALLTRKQDLARLFAAGVIEESQLIEGTAQIRSELADIERQAVQDGGSSELIGVLMAADPGEAFRGAETGVQRGVIRALADVQILQGKSTPGVFNPELIAITWKGAN, from the coding sequence ATGGCTAGTCGAACCGCACGCAGAGCAGCGATCTATACCCGCATCAGCCGCGACATCGAGGGCACCGGCTGGGGCGTGGAGCGTCAGCGTGAGGACTGCGAGAAGCTCGCGGCGAGCATGGGCCTCACGGTCGTCGAGACGTACTCAGACAACGACGTCAGTGCATACTCAGGCAAGACCCGGCCGGCTTATGAGCGGCTACTCGCGGCCATTCAGCGCGGCGAAGTTCAGACCGTCCTCACATGGAACACTGACCGCCTGCACCGCCGCACATCTGAGCTGGAACGCTACATCGACATCTGCCAGCCGCTCGACGTCGAGACTCACTCGGTCAAGGCTGGGCACATCAACCTTGACTCGGCGAACGGGCGCGCCGTCGCGAAGATTCTCGGCACCATCGCACAGCAAGAGTCAGAGCTGAAGAGCGAGCGCATCAAGCGCCAGAAGCGACAGGCCGCACAGTCTGGGCGCTACCTTGGCGGCCGGGTGCCGTGGGGCTGGCGTGTCGACGAAGGCGTGATCGTCGAAGACACGGCCGCCGCTGACTTTATCCGCGCCGGCGTTCAGGCGATCCTCGACGGCCATTCCCTGATTGAAGTCACGCGGCGATGGTCTGATGCCGGCGCTCGCAGCCTTGCCGGCAACCGCATGAATACGACTCAGGTGCGTCGTGTCCTGACGCGCTCGCGCAACGCCGGCATCGTCACCCATCACGGCGAACCAGTCTCAAGTGACTGGCCGGCACTGCTGAGCGTCGAAGACTTCCGGGCCATGGAAGCAAAGCTGAACGACCGCACTATCCCCCGCCAATCGGCCTCGAAATTCAAGTACCTGCTCAGCGGCATCGTTGCCTGCCATTGCGGCGAGTACATGACCGGCTTCGGTGCGGCCGCCACGGCCGAGCACCCGGAATACCGGCGCATGTACCGGTGCCGTGTCCACCAGCAAGGCGGGCGCTACGTGCCGGGCCACTCGACACGCGAAATGAACCGCTTGGACGGCTACGTGACAGACGTCATCGCCGCCTACCTGCAACGCCCAGACCTGAAGGCCGCCGTCCTCTCGGCCGCCGCCGACATCGCCGACAGTGCCGTCAGCAGTGCGCCGGCGAAGGCGCTCGACACTGGGGCGCTGCTCACCCGCAAGCAAGACCTTGCGCGGCTCTTCGCCGCTGGCGTGATCGAAGAGTCACAGCTGATCGAAGGTACGGCACAGATTCGCTCTGAACTCGCTGACATCGAGCGGCAGGCAGTGCAGGACGGTGGCAGCAGCGAGCTAATAGGTGTGCTCATGGCTGCTGACCCTGGCGAAGCCTTCAGGGGCGCTGAGACGGGCGTGCAGCGCGGCGTCATTCGGGCGCTCGCGGATGTCCAGATTCTTCAGGGGAAGTCGACGCCCGGCGTCTTCAATCCCGAACTCATTGCAATCACATGGAAGGGGGCCAACTGA